The stretch of DNA CGATGCGCGCTTGAGCTTCCTGAAGCGCCTTTACTGCAGCGGGTGAGTCCTCTTCGAGGCGAGCCTCGCCGAGGTGCTCTGCCAGGTAGTTCGGCACCGAGAATGGGAGGGTGAACCAGCCGTCGACAGATGCAGACAGCAGCGAGTTAGCACCAAGGCGGTTTGCACCGTGGTAGGTCCAAGAGGACTCGCCGGCACAGAACAGACCTGGGATGGAGGTCATCTCGTTGAAGTCAGTCCACAGGCCACCCATGGTGAAGTGGCAGGTAGGCGCGATACGCATCGGAGTCTTGTATGGGTTTTCACCAATGGCGTCCTCGTACATTTCGAAAAGGTTCGAGTAGCGCTCACGGATGGTGTCTTCACCGAGGCGCTCGATCGCATCGCGGAAGTCCAAGTAGACGGAGTTGTGCATCGGGCCGACACCGAGACCAGCATTGATCTGCTGCGAAATACCACGGGAAGCAACGTCGCGCGGCACCAAGTTACCGAATGCAGGGTAACGACGCTCGAGGAAGTAGTCGCGCTCCTCTTCCGGAATGGTGTTCGGATCGCGATCATCCTTTGGCTGCAGTGGGGACCAGATACGGCCGTCGTTACGCAGCGACTCAGACATCAGGATGGTCTTGGACTGCCATTCAGAGTTGACCGGCAGGCCGGTTGGGTGGAACTGAATGAAGGAAGGCGACGCCAGGTAAGCACCGCGCTCGTAGGCGCGCATGATTGCCGATGCGTTGGAGTTCTTCGCCAGCGTGGACATGTAGTACACGTTGCCGTAGCCACCGGTAGCCAGGATCACTGCGTGGCCCGTGTGAGCCTTGAGCTCGCCGGTGATCAGGTTACGCATGATAACGCCCTGGCAAACCTTCTTGCCATCAACTTCGTTGATGATGAGGTCGACCATTTCGTTGTGGGTGAAGATCTCCACAGACTTCTTGTGGATCTGACGCTGCAGAGCTGCTGCTGCCGAGAGCTGCAGCTGCTGGCCGGTCTGGCCACGAGTGTAGTAGGTACGGGAGACCTGCACACCACCGAAGGAACGGGTAGCCAAGGTGCCACCGTACTCGCGGGCGAATGGCGCGCCGATGGCGTTCATGTGGTCGATGACGCGCACGGACTCGACAGCCAAACGCCAGCAGTCAGCTTCGCGGGAGCGGTAGTCGCCGCCCTTGACGGTGTCCTTGACGTGGCGGTAAGCACCGTCGTTGTCCACCTTCTTGCCGCGAGCGGAGTTCACGCCACCCTGCGCAGCGATGGAGTGCGCACGGCGTGGAGCGTCGTGGTACGTGAAGGACTTCACGTCGTAGCCCAGCTCACCCAGAGCGGCAGCTGCGCCTGCGCCGGCCAGGCCGGTGCCGACGACGAGGATGCGGAACTTGCGACGGTTCAGTGGGGAAACCAGGTTGTAGTGGTCTTTCTGGTACTCCCATGCGTCCTTGTAGGACACGCCGACTGGCAAGTGAGATTCAAGTACGGAGCCCACGGATACGCCTGCCACAGCAGACTGTGGAGCGGTGAACTCAGGCTTGGTCGAAGTTTCAGGGTTAATGCTCATTAGATTTTTTACCTTCCGTCCTAGCTCAGGATGCCAAGCATGATGGACAGTGGGATCAGGCTGTTGCCCACCATGACGGCGGCTGGGACCAGGTATGCGATGAACAGCAGCACTGCACGCCAGCGCTTGCCGGTGATACCAAGGTCGCTCACAGCGGTCCAGATACCGTGGGACAGGTGCAGGAACAGCACGACCATCGCGATGATGTAGAAGATTGCAACGGCAGGGCGGCTAAAGGATGCAACCAGGTTTGCGTAAGCAGCGCCGTGTGCAAAGGTATCGGAAGCGATAGGAGTCGCACCGATGGTCAGGTCCAGGATGTGGAAGATAATGAAGGCCAGCAGAACGACACCGGTGACCAGCATGGACCGGGTCGTAAAGGTGTTCAAGCCACCCATCATTCCGGTGCGTTTGAACTTACCGCGAGACTGCGCAGCACGTGCCTTGATAGCGAATGCGCCGTAGACGTGCAGCACGAGGCAGATCAGCAGAACGATACGGAAAATCCACAGGACACCGCCGTATGGGAACAGTGGCATCAGCATGGTGCGCAGGAATTCTGCGTACTCATCGATGTGGTGAACGCCGTCATGAGCCGGCATAAAGATCTTCAAGTTACCGATCATATGGACCAGCACGAAAAGACCGAAGATAACGCCCGTGACCGCCATGGTCAGCTTGAGCGCCCAAGTAGGAACGGATGGCCGCTCACGTAGCGGCTTTTCAGTAATTTTGCCGTGAGCTACTGCGTCACGGTCATCAAATTTAACAGTCATGGCACCTCCAGTGTCGCTATTACTTTACGGCCCATTGGTGTGCACTCACTAGTCAAGAGTCAAGCCAGTGACATGGCTCACATAATGGAACTAATCGCAGGTTTCCAGTGTTAGATAAGCCTTACCTAACACTTTCTCGCCACTCCCGCATGGTTTACCCGCTGACGTGGGCAAACCATAATGCTCAACAAATCTTTCCCTATTTTCATCCTTTAACCCCCCCTCCCTAATCGGGTGCCCCCGTTTATTGTCAATCGAAAGGATTAGAATGCAATTCGTTGCAAAATTTTAGCCCTTCCGCGCCCCATTTTTCGCTCGGAACAAAACCGCAAAAACTGGCTTTAACCGGCAACTTTCCTGGCCATCAATAGCTCAATTCCGCAACATTAGTTTTGCGTAAATAGCACATAAACCCATCACTGCAACCAAACTCTCGCCAGGTTTGCAAATCTTGTAAATCTGCTAAA from Corynebacterium epidermidicanis encodes:
- a CDS encoding fumarate reductase/succinate dehydrogenase flavoprotein subunit, producing the protein MSINPETSTKPEFTAPQSAVAGVSVGSVLESHLPVGVSYKDAWEYQKDHYNLVSPLNRRKFRILVVGTGLAGAGAAAALGELGYDVKSFTYHDAPRRAHSIAAQGGVNSARGKKVDNDGAYRHVKDTVKGGDYRSREADCWRLAVESVRVIDHMNAIGAPFAREYGGTLATRSFGGVQVSRTYYTRGQTGQQLQLSAAAALQRQIHKKSVEIFTHNEMVDLIINEVDGKKVCQGVIMRNLITGELKAHTGHAVILATGGYGNVYYMSTLAKNSNASAIMRAYERGAYLASPSFIQFHPTGLPVNSEWQSKTILMSESLRNDGRIWSPLQPKDDRDPNTIPEEERDYFLERRYPAFGNLVPRDVASRGISQQINAGLGVGPMHNSVYLDFRDAIERLGEDTIRERYSNLFEMYEDAIGENPYKTPMRIAPTCHFTMGGLWTDFNEMTSIPGLFCAGESSWTYHGANRLGANSLLSASVDGWFTLPFSVPNYLAEHLGEARLEEDSPAAVKALQEAQARIDKLMSIQGEHGPEYFHRQLGDILYFSCGVSRNIEDLKKGIEDIRKLRKDFWSNLRITGSPEEMNQVLEYANRVADYIDLGELMCVDALDRDESCGAHFRDDHLSEEGEAERDDENWCFVSAWEPAGEDKFVRHAEPLYFEAVPLMTRNYK
- a CDS encoding succinate dehydrogenase cytochrome b subunit, whose amino-acid sequence is MTVKFDDRDAVAHGKITEKPLRERPSVPTWALKLTMAVTGVIFGLFVLVHMIGNLKIFMPAHDGVHHIDEYAEFLRTMLMPLFPYGGVLWIFRIVLLICLVLHVYGAFAIKARAAQSRGKFKRTGMMGGLNTFTTRSMLVTGVVLLAFIIFHILDLTIGATPIASDTFAHGAAYANLVASFSRPAVAIFYIIAMVVLFLHLSHGIWTAVSDLGITGKRWRAVLLFIAYLVPAAVMVGNSLIPLSIMLGILS